In Lolium rigidum isolate FL_2022 chromosome 7, APGP_CSIRO_Lrig_0.1, whole genome shotgun sequence, the DNA window ctagcaaactacaccctacgcgccactgcatccttcgacccgtttgtaaggcctaacaatgcagatgttaaactaatccttgaagaacaaggagcaatcataacggatcggatctactaaacaatgatcaagcggggtgccgcccttacacccaagataggcgtaagggcggctagatgcctaagggttgcacgacgatagcatatgatatgatgaacaatgctaaccctaaaacatctatgataactacgtcgctcgccatcaaaaaggcttcagcacgagcaacgcatggaagacgaataaacgtgtgctgcctagatcgcaagatgcgatctaggcagcatggtgcttacccgaaaaaccctcgagacgggggagttggcgatgcgccgagattggtttgtggtgaacgtgattgttgtttatttcataaaccctagatacatatttatagtccggggactttctaattcaagcgtgcacctaaccgtgcacgggttaaactctaacttctaaacgacacgtatcctactatgttacgtatacacgggcaaactagcccaaacttggtatggaaggccgattcatgtatttcttctatgtatattcttcaagcccatctccaatcgcggcccacctctgatccggtcaaattcttctatgtatattcttcaagatcATGTGTATAACTTGTGAAGTCACCGCTGATGACCGCTGATGAATAGAGCAGTCTCTGCCTTCTTTGGGACGTTCCTGTTcagaaaaaaaatacaaagaagaagtaattctttcaatgcatATTACTTTTCCTTAGTAGAGGTATATCTAGATATATTCGTATTTACGACAAGTATTATTGATCGGGAGTATTGCTTTCTGCACCAGTACACTAGCAACATCTGATGGTTCCCTGGCCGGCTGGCCCCGACCCCATTCCTCACGACTTCACGAGTTACACAAGAGTCAAGACCGCGACAACTTAGCTACACCGCGCCGGAACCCGGAGGCCGGAGCCGCAATCGAAgatgtcgccgccgccggaggagcggCGCAAGCCTACGCCAGCGGAGTCCGGCGAGTGGACGCTGCGGTTCCTCCAAGCCCTAGGAGTAGACGCGACCCTCCCGGCCTCGGCGGAGCGCCCCGACGCCTACTCCGCCCTCGTCCGCGCGCTACTGTCCTCCGCCACCGTCTGCTCCTCCCCCACGCCGCGCGTTTCGTgcaccctcttcgtctcctcctccGCGACGGTGAGCACCAAGGCCCGCGGCCCGTTGTCGTCTCCTTTACGAAACTGTACCTAGCTAGCGATACTGCTCTGAGCCTCTGACCAGTGGTGCCATCGGGTTCGGCTGTGCAGAACGCCTACAACACGCTCCACGGCGGCGCGGTCGCGGCCGTCGCGGAGGCCGTCGGGATGGCGTGCGCGCGCGCCGCGGCGGGGGATAAGGAGATGTTCCTCGGCGAGCTCAGCACCGCCTACCTCTCAGCCGCCCGCCTTGATGTGAGATCTGCTTCTCATTCCTCGTCCATTTTAACAAACCGTGGTTTGTCTTGTTACCTCGATCTTTTGAAGCGATTTTTGACAATAATTCGAGGCTCCCAGTTTGGGAATTATTAGGGGATTAGTCACTACAGTCAGCGAGTTATTTGTGACGGAGAATTATGATTATGTTGTTACCGATTGATCTACAAAACCTCTAACCAATATGTAAAGTAAAGATTCTAGCTAAAATATTGGTTCGGATATTTTGTCAGGACTGAAATGCTAGATCATTCGTACTGTTTGGTAAACATTTGAAGCAACTCGTAAGGTaaggaatccaacatatggaggtCGGGAACACTGGAGTTCACACTGGTAACTGACAAGGGTGTGAACCGCAAACACCTCACACCCTGGGCATCGGCATGGCATGGGGTGAGAACACCCTTTTGGAAGTAAGGTCGGGACGGTTTGGTTCAGAGATTTCCCTCCCACTGAAACCTAAAGTTCCCATACAAGAATGCCAAATAATGCTACAAATGTGCAACTCTAGCATGAATATCAGTGTAATGGGCTAATGGCATGACTAAAAGCTATAGTGGAATTTTAGTTTGCGTGACAAGGTTTCTTCTGAAATAGAAATTCAAGTATAGTTATGTTGCACTTAGTGAATCTGCATCACAGATAGGAAAATGTTCAATTGTGAACACAAAAGGTGATACAAAATTTTCACGAAGTGCACATAGTTCTTGTTTCATGAAATGTTTGAGCCTACTTAGTGCCATATGTCTGACAAATATTTGTGATGCTTCCTCGTGAAGATGCCTTGTATGCACCTTCTGTTGTTTACCTGCATGGCCGCATCACAGGTTTTCTCAATCAGTTTGTAGCCAAACTAGTTTAGGTTCACGTTTTCCTTATTAGAGCATTGCACCTTCTGTTGTTTACCTGCATCACAGGTTTTCTGCAATCAGTTTGTAGCCACACTAGTTTAGGTTCACCTTTTTTTCTTATTAGAGTGTTCAACCATCAgtgctgtactgctgtcaaggttcaaaaaaaccaTCAGTGCTGTACAAATATGTGGATCATTTCCTATTCTTTACCGGGAAATTATTTTCATGCATTGCTGGCTGGTAAATAACCAATGGTTTAATGGCAGTTGAAAAGTTTTACTAAAGAATAACAACTAATAGGTATTTCATCCTAGCCCTCCCAGTACTTTCAGCATAGCCTTCAGAGGGCTTTCATCTGCAAACAATCAAAGGGATAAGTAATTCCGATTTGATATGATCCATTGACATCCTAAGTTTTTTGGCTTCTCAAGTATTTATGTATAGTCTGAGAAAAATGTAGTGCGGAACTGAATGGCGAGCTATCTCAGCCTAGAAAATTCAGCAGAGTAGGGATTTGGGAAGGTAATATATTGCCAAGTTGGCTAGAATCAGCAGCACTCAGTGTTCTACTCAATTGATGTGTGCATTTTCCAAGAACTGCTTGCACAAGTTCAAGTACCCATTTCCTACTTACACAAACAACAAGCTATCAAGAGTCGAAATCTAGACAATGGAACCCTCTGTctctcattttcatatttttctatCCTGCACAAGTTTTACTAATGTgtcccttcatcttcatcttattTATGCAGACTGAGGTAGAAGTGGAAGGGCAGATACTCAGGAAGGGCAGATCTGTCGTGGTTACTACAGTTGAGTTCCGGCTCAAGGACAGCAAGAAGCTCTGCTACACATCTAGAGCCACCTTCTACATCATGCCTGTGGCAAGCCTGTAAATGATCTCCTACCGTACATGGAACACAGTTGTATTTACATGACTAGAGTTGTGCATGATTGTACGAGACCGTATTGCAATCATACTGAGATTGGGAACAAATTTTACAAAGTTGAACTTTGGCCAAAACCTATATTCAATGTATTGAGAAACAAAGGGAGCAATATACTACTGCCTACGTCCAAATTAACTGGCAAGCTTTTGGTCACATTTTAGTGGGTAGATTCACTTACTTTGGATAAAAAGTTGCGTCACTTAATAATTAATTTGAGACGGAGGAAGTACTTGTTTATCTGTCTAGTGCTGTCCATTGATGAGTAGATTCTGTAGTGGAAGTGACAAATGGAATATTCATATGGCGGCAAAGCTAATTGAATAAAAGCCACCATAGAATTTCCGATTACGAGATGCCATAACAAGTTGTAGTCCAGGTAAAAAAAAATCTGGACAGTTAATCAGATTTAAGTGATTTCTGTTGTTAATCAGCATTGGGTGGCATATAGCAATTCACATTACAGAAAGAAATCAGATGCTTAGGAAATCTAATAAAACGACAGTACAGAAACACCCAACACCACACCATCTGCAAATATTTTCAGCAACCAGACAGGACACTGTATCCCTACAAACTGACTCTGTATGTACATGTAACTAAGCCCCAATCCATGAAACATTTGCACAAATCACTACTTTTCACGTATTTAAACACTAGCTACACAAAAACCATGAGAAACCGCAATGCAAACTGATCAAGATGAGAAAAAAATGTACATCACACTTCGCTTTACTAGGTATCGCTGCAAGAAAATCACTTCAGGAACCATCTGTGCACTACCTCGTAATTCAACGAGTCATCCATGCGTAACCACACAACCGGTATGCAGTACATCTGATGAACTCGGCTGGAAGGTATCAAGAGGCCTTCTCACTTGTGCTGCCTACACCTCTTCGCTTCCAAGGTTGCTCTTGATGATGTTAAACTTGCACAGTGGACACGTCGCATTTATGTGAAGCCACTTCTCTATGCAGGTGCAGTGGAAATGATGGTTGCAGGGGAGTTCTCGCAGCTCAACACCATCTTCGTATGGGCATAGGCAGATGCAGCACTCCTGCATTCACAAGTATAAGGTATTTTAAAACCTATTAGGAAGACATTTTGGGATTGGCAGATTTGATCGCCCACAAGAGAATACTAGCAGTGAACTTTGTGGTATCCCAGCATGTCATGAAAAACAACACTCAACACAATATATTTTTCTTAACTTCATCGGCAGTGTGGGACAGTAATATATTACATGATGTCGCTACAGTACATACCCCAGATTTTGGCAGCAGCAAGTGAAATTAAGAAATGCTCAGAGTTCTACACAGTATATGGTTCAATTTCACAAGCTACCTTCATTAGGTCATATGGTCCTCTGATACAATAGTCTACACAGAAGGACCTGTGAACTAGTGCTTGGAGCCAAGTCGGTTACTCACACCCACCCACCCATGTTCCGACATAGTGTGCCATATTTATTTGGAGTATATATACGACACAAGTTAAGTAGCTCCATGGAGCCTCCAATATTTTTCTAGTGTCTAGGGGAGTGTATACATATGGTTGCAGGAGTGCGTGCGTATGCTCTGCGTCTCCCTATACTGTCTATAGGTGATTGCATAATCTCTTCTAATTGGAAAAACTATCGTGTTATTATAGCTCAGGGTAGACTAGTGCTATTGGCTGGACATTCAGCTCACATACATATATATCAAAACCTTGCCACAGATATCTTTCAAAGCAAATAATTCGTGACACTTGGCACTCTGATTCAGGAAACTGAGAAACTCAGGCCCCAAACAAACTTTAACCTGCTGAAGCAAACCATTGTTATCTACTATACAAACTTACAAACTACACAAGGGGTTACAGGTAACGGGTTCTATCTGCCATAGCGTGTTATTCACCAATAACTCAAAACATGGGCAAACTAAGCCATCTTAAAGATTATTCTGAAAGGTGATAGGCACAAAAATTCACAACTTCCAACTGCTATTGAATGTAACCATTCCAACCATAGAATTTCAAGGATATAAATAGTGTGCAGGACATCAGTAGGCCACCATTGACAACGGTAAGTCTACCTAAAGCTACACCAAATTAAATATCACAAGCAGAGCCCAACGGTGCAGATTATGAGAAAGCATGTGAAGAAATGAACTATTAATACGCTAGTAATATAAATCAAATGAAG includes these proteins:
- the LOC124677879 gene encoding uncharacterized protein LOC124677879 isoform X2; translation: MSPPPEERRKPTPAESGEWTLRFLQALGVDATLPASAERPDAYSALVRALLSSATVCSSPTPRVSCTLFVSSSATNAYNTLHGGAVAAVAEAVGMACARAAAGDKEMFLGELSTAYLSAARLDVRSASHSSSILTNRD
- the LOC124677879 gene encoding acyl-coenzyme A thioesterase 13 isoform X1; this encodes MSPPPEERRKPTPAESGEWTLRFLQALGVDATLPASAERPDAYSALVRALLSSATVCSSPTPRVSCTLFVSSSATNAYNTLHGGAVAAVAEAVGMACARAAAGDKEMFLGELSTAYLSAARLDTEVEVEGQILRKGRSVVVTTVEFRLKDSKKLCYTSRATFYIMPVASL